The following are from one region of the Spirochaetae bacterium HGW-Spirochaetae-1 genome:
- a CDS encoding HD family phosphohydrolase — MDQGIRTEITRKIEKGETVELKFAYADSELLMFINSIMAKELAKMDHIYLLNSMITILREVIVNAMKANAKRVFFIKNNLDIKDKAGYKEGMSRFKEEVIGEFDAIEKDLKNSDYYVKIDFSRNDQNLHVVINNNTPILTEELERINLRIGKALKYNDFSDAYDEIEDDTEGAGLGIVLTILFLKNMGIDPKTFSITTNGNETKTTLFVPRDLRPPQITSKIRDEIVADVEGIPTFPENIVRLLNLCNSPDSTMEIIADKILMDPALAADVIKLSNSAGFVPGKRIETVLEAVKTIGLKNVNAILVASNARSILEKRYASFEEIWRHLTKTAFYARNIGLMLKKPGLADNAFMAGLLHDLGKIVLLATNLQLVEKVAETIKNRRIITSTVMEEISIGISHSQIGELIAKKWNFPDYLVEAIRYHHAPHSSSEQHRDLAFSVYLANMLCGIDDKKYYYFYCDEIVLERFGILEEEKFRDLHGKLKGKWELNLEE; from the coding sequence ATGGACCAGGGAATCAGAACAGAAATAACCAGAAAAATCGAGAAAGGCGAAACTGTTGAACTAAAATTTGCCTATGCCGATAGTGAACTTCTCATGTTCATCAACAGTATCATGGCCAAAGAACTGGCAAAAATGGATCATATATATCTCCTGAACAGTATGATAACCATACTTCGGGAAGTGATAGTCAATGCCATGAAAGCCAATGCAAAAAGGGTGTTTTTCATCAAGAATAACCTCGATATCAAGGACAAGGCCGGTTATAAAGAGGGCATGTCACGCTTCAAAGAAGAGGTGATCGGTGAATTTGATGCTATAGAAAAGGATCTGAAAAACAGTGATTATTATGTAAAAATCGATTTTTCAAGAAATGATCAGAACCTGCATGTTGTGATTAATAATAATACGCCTATTCTGACGGAAGAACTGGAACGGATAAACCTCCGCATAGGCAAGGCACTTAAGTATAATGATTTTTCCGATGCCTATGACGAGATTGAAGATGATACCGAGGGTGCGGGCCTGGGTATTGTGCTCACCATTCTTTTCCTGAAAAATATGGGAATCGACCCAAAAACCTTTTCGATCACTACCAATGGAAATGAAACAAAGACTACTCTTTTTGTTCCCAGGGATCTTCGCCCGCCTCAGATTACATCAAAAATACGCGATGAGATAGTCGCTGATGTGGAGGGAATCCCCACATTCCCGGAAAATATTGTTCGGCTCCTCAATCTCTGCAACAGTCCCGATTCGACCATGGAGATTATTGCGGATAAAATTCTCATGGACCCGGCACTGGCTGCTGATGTGATCAAATTATCCAATTCGGCCGGCTTTGTTCCCGGAAAGAGAATTGAAACTGTCCTTGAGGCTGTAAAAACGATCGGACTGAAAAACGTCAATGCCATTCTTGTGGCCAGCAATGCCAGAAGCATTTTGGAAAAACGCTACGCCAGTTTTGAAGAGATCTGGAGGCACCTGACAAAAACGGCATTCTATGCACGCAATATAGGACTCATGCTGAAAAAACCGGGACTGGCAGATAATGCCTTCATGGCAGGACTCCTGCATGACCTGGGGAAGATTGTACTCCTGGCTACTAATCTCCAACTGGTGGAAAAGGTGGCAGAAACAATTAAGAACAGGCGGATCATCACTTCCACGGTCATGGAGGAAATATCCATCGGCATCAGTCATTCGCAGATCGGGGAGCTTATTGCTAAAAAATGGAATTTTCCTGATTATCTTGTGGAGGCAATCCGGTATCATCACGCCCCGCATAGTTCTTCAGAGCAGCACCGTGATCTGGCCTTCAGCGTTTATCTTGCAAACATGCTCTGTGGCATCGACGACAAAAAATATTACTATTTCTACTGCGATGAAATAGTTTTGGAGCGTTTCGGTATTCTGGAAGAGGAGAAATTCAGGGATTTGCATGGGAAACTGAAAGGAAAATGGGAGCTGAATCTTGAGGAATAA